A single Crateriforma conspicua DNA region contains:
- a CDS encoding tetratricopeptide repeat protein: MNALFQRRGCKVVRDAFRRPMLMALLLLVVCHVHVSSDDGVHASRIRASLSLAETKVREAGDSARAIDHVQLGDAQLRFGRVEESINSFEKAIEMRPEWEPELWQYGIALAFAQRYRDGRELFERHRRVNPHDVENAAWHFLCVAKDADLATARQLLLPAPSDPRPPMKQVLRRLAGGDDAIVVTAVTDNASKRERDSAQFFADLYLGLIADAEGNPAKAEQYMQAAAKTELGHYMADVARVYAKRLARGR; this comes from the coding sequence ATGAATGCTTTGTTCCAACGACGCGGTTGTAAGGTTGTCCGGGATGCGTTTCGGCGGCCGATGCTGATGGCATTGCTATTGCTGGTTGTTTGTCACGTTCACGTTAGTTCAGACGATGGCGTGCATGCATCGCGCATTCGCGCTAGCTTGTCTTTGGCCGAGACAAAAGTGCGTGAGGCGGGTGATTCGGCACGCGCGATTGATCACGTTCAACTTGGCGATGCTCAACTGCGGTTCGGTCGCGTGGAAGAATCGATCAACAGTTTTGAGAAGGCGATTGAGATGCGTCCGGAATGGGAACCAGAGCTATGGCAGTACGGGATCGCACTGGCCTTTGCACAACGTTACCGAGATGGCCGCGAGCTTTTTGAGAGGCATCGTCGCGTGAATCCGCACGATGTTGAAAACGCGGCTTGGCATTTTTTATGCGTCGCGAAAGACGCCGACCTTGCGACCGCGCGTCAGCTTTTGTTGCCGGCACCGTCCGACCCGCGTCCACCGATGAAGCAAGTGTTGCGGCGGCTGGCCGGTGGTGATGATGCGATCGTGGTCACCGCGGTGACCGACAATGCGTCGAAGCGCGAACGTGATTCGGCGCAGTTCTTTGCGGACCTGTATCTAGGCTTGATCGCCGATGCCGAAGGAAATCCCGCCAAAGCCGAACAATACATGCAGGCGGCAGCAAAGACAGAGCTGGGGCACTACATGGCGGATGTGGCAAGAGTTTATGCCAAGCGTCTGGCGCGGGGACGGTAA